One window of Dyadobacter sandarakinus genomic DNA carries:
- a CDS encoding sugar MFS transporter: MNNKKSYLAPLLIIGVLFFVMGFVTWVNGTLITFFKKAFSLDNTSSYLVTFAFFISYTVMAIPCSMVLKKTGFKNGMSLALMVMAVGTLIFIPAAEMASYPLFLVGLFTIGIGLTVLQTASNPYATILGPRESAAQRISIMGVANKGAGIISQIIIGKLLLAGAAAATPAEELNKVVVPYIILTVVLIALALLIRMSKGLTEVSEEEDDAGAAGTLTTQRTSVFQYPNLVLGVIALFSYVGVEVIAADTIINYGVSLGIAEEEARLFGAYTLGGMMFGYVLGIILIPKYVSQQSYMIFSAILGLVVTFAAINTTGFTSVMCIAVLGFANAVIWPALWPLALSGLGKFTKIASALLVMGISGGAIMPLVYGGIADSIHDTQKAYWVLIPLYAFILYFGLIGHKKKSW; this comes from the coding sequence ATGAATAACAAGAAAAGTTATCTGGCCCCCCTCTTAATCATCGGCGTTTTATTTTTTGTAATGGGATTCGTTACCTGGGTAAACGGAACACTCATTACTTTCTTCAAAAAAGCATTTTCGCTTGACAATACCAGCTCTTACCTGGTCACCTTCGCATTTTTCATTTCGTACACGGTGATGGCGATCCCATGTTCTATGGTGTTAAAAAAAACAGGGTTTAAAAACGGGATGTCACTGGCCCTCATGGTCATGGCGGTGGGCACGCTCATCTTTATCCCCGCAGCCGAAATGGCCTCCTACCCGCTGTTCCTGGTTGGACTGTTCACGATCGGCATCGGCTTAACAGTACTTCAGACTGCTTCCAATCCGTATGCAACCATCCTCGGCCCGCGCGAAAGTGCTGCCCAGCGCATCAGTATCATGGGTGTGGCCAACAAAGGTGCCGGTATCATCAGCCAGATTATCATCGGAAAACTGCTCCTGGCGGGAGCAGCTGCGGCTACTCCGGCCGAAGAGCTGAACAAGGTAGTGGTACCTTATATTATACTTACAGTTGTTCTGATCGCGCTTGCCTTGCTGATCCGCATGTCCAAAGGGCTTACCGAGGTGAGCGAAGAAGAGGATGATGCCGGTGCTGCAGGAACACTTACGACCCAACGCACCAGTGTATTTCAGTACCCGAACCTAGTACTCGGTGTGATTGCATTGTTTTCTTATGTGGGCGTGGAAGTAATCGCTGCGGATACGATCATCAACTATGGCGTTTCACTCGGCATTGCTGAGGAAGAAGCCCGCCTCTTCGGTGCATATACACTGGGAGGTATGATGTTCGGGTATGTACTCGGTATTATCCTGATCCCGAAATACGTTTCCCAGCAGAGCTACATGATCTTTTCGGCCATACTCGGCCTTGTGGTAACATTTGCTGCAATCAACACAACCGGCTTTACCTCTGTGATGTGCATTGCCGTCCTTGGTTTTGCCAATGCGGTGATCTGGCCGGCATTGTGGCCGCTGGCACTGAGCGGACTCGGGAAGTTTACCAAAATTGCCTCTGCACTGCTGGTTATGGGCATTTCGGGCGGGGCGATCATGCCCCTGGTGTACGGAGGCATTGCCGATTCTATCCACGACACACAAAAAGCTTACTGGGTTTTGATCCCCCTTTATGCATTCATCCTGTATTTCGGTCTGATCGGCCATAAAAAGAAAAGCTGGTAA
- a CDS encoding Gfo/Idh/MocA family protein: MDRRDFIHKAALAGSATAIIPDLFLFDQKTGQRIRLGLAGAGEYGRTLLSNALLHQDVEVTAICDIHPGALAAAARQIREAGKAAPALYRNEEDFISIASRNDVDALIIATPDRWHIPMALAGMQAGKYVAAPISGIASLEQCWSLVDTFERTGAHLMVLDNASFRSDLMAVLGMVRSGSFGKMTYVHCGFRNESYPQHGLGPVSQWLDINRGNNFAYLIATGPAASPDAVISCYDETSIILNHEEIAGKPLTYRAQGTAGIWNSAAGSIYLEGVSNQYTPESDGLHLEKHRHPLWNKWSGAHAQADADYAMMSSFIACVRTSSAPQLDVYDAAAWNAIKPLSQRSASLGGAPVEIPDFTRGKWQTNRRIFGLHA; the protein is encoded by the coding sequence ATGGACAGACGCGATTTTATTCATAAAGCGGCACTGGCAGGTTCTGCGACAGCCATCATCCCCGATTTATTCTTGTTCGATCAAAAAACAGGCCAGCGCATCAGGCTGGGCCTGGCAGGTGCAGGCGAATATGGCCGCACCCTGCTCAGCAACGCCTTGCTGCACCAGGATGTGGAAGTTACTGCAATCTGCGATATCCATCCCGGGGCACTGGCTGCGGCAGCCCGGCAGATCCGGGAAGCCGGCAAGGCCGCTCCCGCGCTTTACCGTAATGAGGAAGACTTTATAAGTATCGCCAGCCGGAATGATGTAGACGCGCTGATCATTGCAACCCCGGACCGCTGGCATATACCGATGGCCTTGGCAGGAATGCAGGCTGGCAAGTACGTAGCTGCGCCCATTTCCGGGATCGCTTCCCTGGAACAATGCTGGTCGCTTGTGGATACTTTCGAACGCACCGGTGCTCACCTGATGGTACTCGACAATGCCAGTTTCCGGTCCGATCTTATGGCTGTGCTCGGCATGGTACGTTCAGGCAGTTTTGGTAAAATGACGTATGTGCATTGTGGTTTCCGCAACGAATCGTACCCGCAGCACGGACTGGGGCCCGTGTCACAGTGGCTGGATATCAATCGAGGCAATAATTTCGCCTACCTGATCGCTACCGGTCCGGCAGCATCGCCCGATGCAGTGATCAGCTGCTACGATGAGACTAGTATTATCCTTAACCACGAGGAAATAGCCGGAAAGCCACTCACCTACCGTGCTCAGGGTACCGCAGGCATTTGGAATAGTGCCGCTGGCTCCATCTACCTGGAAGGCGTTTCAAACCAGTATACGCCCGAATCCGACGGCTTACATCTGGAAAAACACCGGCATCCGCTTTGGAACAAATGGTCCGGAGCACATGCGCAGGCCGATGCAGACTACGCCATGATGTCCAGCTTCATTGCGTGTGTCAGGACCAGCTCGGCTCCGCAGCTGGATGTTTATGACGCTGCTGCCTGGAATGCCATAAAACCACTTTCCCAACGATCCGCATCCCTCGGAGGTGCTCCCGTGGAGATACCCGACTTTACGAGAGGAAAATGGCAGACCAACCGCCGCATTTTCGGCCTGCATGCGTAG
- a CDS encoding 6-pyruvoyl trahydropterin synthase family protein — protein sequence MAQKVAVFRKEHFNAAHRLHNPEWTPERNEEVFGKCNNPNYHGHNYELIVQVTGEVNPETGYVVDMKVLGQLIKEHVLDRFDHRNLNLDVPEFKSLNPSAEHIAIVIHSILRPRIDAALAVKIRLYETERNFVEYPVE from the coding sequence ATGGCGCAAAAAGTGGCAGTGTTCCGGAAGGAACACTTCAATGCGGCTCATCGTCTTCACAATCCGGAGTGGACTCCCGAGCGGAATGAGGAAGTTTTCGGTAAATGCAATAACCCTAACTATCACGGCCATAATTATGAGCTGATCGTCCAGGTGACGGGAGAAGTGAATCCGGAAACGGGGTATGTGGTTGATATGAAGGTACTCGGCCAGCTGATCAAGGAACATGTACTGGATCGTTTTGACCACCGGAACCTGAATCTCGATGTACCTGAATTCAAGTCCCTTAATCCGTCGGCAGAACATATTGCCATCGTTATTCACTCCATACTCAGGCCCAGGATCGATGCGGCACTCGCCGTGAAAATCAGATTATATGAAACAGAACGGAACTTTGTCGAATATCCCGTCGAATGA
- the folE gene encoding GTP cyclohydrolase I FolE — protein sequence MKQNGTLSNIPSNEMMDIEEIGDDHLMMSVETPLREDAFAMEDETKIELIEKHFRHIMEIMGLDLNDDSLKGTPKRVAKMYINEVFSGLDPKNKPSITLFDNKYNYDQMLVEKDITVFSNCEHHFVPIYGKAHVAYISSGKVIGLSKLNRIVEYFSRRPQVQERLTVQIATELKKALGTEDVAVVIDAQHMCVQSRGIRDSGSSTVTAYYGGKFEQEMTKREFLGYLGK from the coding sequence ATGAAACAGAACGGAACTTTGTCGAATATCCCGTCGAATGAAATGATGGATATAGAGGAAATTGGCGACGATCACCTGATGATGTCAGTGGAGACGCCCCTTCGGGAAGACGCTTTTGCCATGGAGGACGAAACGAAAATCGAGCTTATCGAGAAGCATTTCCGTCATATTATGGAAATTATGGGTCTGGATCTGAATGACGACAGTCTGAAAGGTACCCCCAAGCGTGTGGCAAAAATGTACATCAATGAGGTTTTCAGCGGATTGGATCCGAAAAACAAGCCTTCGATTACATTATTTGACAACAAGTACAACTACGATCAGATGCTCGTAGAGAAGGATATTACGGTTTTTTCAAATTGTGAACACCACTTTGTGCCCATTTACGGAAAAGCCCATGTAGCCTATATTTCTTCGGGCAAAGTGATCGGACTTTCCAAGCTCAACCGCATTGTGGAATATTTTTCCAGACGTCCGCAGGTACAGGAAAGGCTTACGGTCCAGATTGCAACCGAGCTCAAAAAGGCGCTTGGAACAGAAGATGTTGCAGTGGTGATTGACGCTCAGCATATGTGCGTCCAGTCGAGGGGTATCCGCGATTCGGGGAGCTCTACCGTCACAGCTTATTACGGCGGGAAGTTTGAGCAGGAAATGACGAAGCGGGAGTTTCTGGGGTATCTGGGGAAGTAG
- a CDS encoding sugar phosphate isomerase/epimerase family protein yields the protein MYFSRRDFLKKAGAASLAAATLTDLFAEAAPQKLWFDISLAEWSLHKELFAKKLDNLDFPALAKKEFGISIVEYVNQFFKDKAENKTYLNDLIKRQKDNGVTAHLIMIDGEGGLGELDAAVRNKAVENHYKWVEAAKYLGCKTIRVNAFGKGSDEEIAKAAVDGLGKLGEFAAKTGINVIVENHGGSSSNGKWLSGVMKQVNLKNVGTLPDFGNFCIVRNSTGCAESYDRYQGTQELMPFAKGVSAKTYDFDEKGNCVETDYAKILKIVKASGFKGIAGIEYEGSKLSEYDGIKATKALLERVGPMV from the coding sequence ATGTATTTTTCCCGACGCGATTTCCTGAAAAAAGCGGGCGCAGCCTCCCTGGCGGCCGCTACCCTCACCGACCTCTTTGCAGAAGCTGCTCCTCAAAAACTATGGTTTGACATTTCCCTGGCCGAGTGGTCGCTCCACAAGGAGCTTTTTGCCAAAAAACTGGATAACCTAGACTTTCCTGCGCTTGCTAAAAAGGAATTCGGCATCTCCATCGTAGAGTATGTCAACCAGTTTTTCAAAGACAAAGCCGAGAACAAGACGTACCTCAATGATTTGATAAAAAGACAAAAGGACAACGGTGTCACCGCACACCTGATCATGATCGACGGTGAAGGCGGACTGGGTGAGCTGGATGCAGCCGTACGCAACAAGGCTGTGGAAAATCACTACAAATGGGTGGAAGCTGCCAAGTACCTGGGCTGCAAAACCATCCGGGTCAATGCATTTGGTAAAGGTTCTGACGAAGAGATTGCAAAAGCAGCAGTAGACGGCCTGGGTAAACTCGGTGAATTTGCCGCCAAAACGGGCATTAACGTGATCGTGGAAAACCACGGAGGTTCATCTTCCAATGGAAAATGGCTTTCGGGCGTGATGAAGCAGGTGAACCTCAAAAATGTAGGTACCCTGCCCGATTTCGGAAACTTCTGTATTGTAAGGAACAGCACCGGCTGTGCTGAGTCGTATGACAGGTACCAGGGTACTCAGGAGCTGATGCCGTTTGCAAAAGGCGTGAGTGCCAAAACGTATGACTTTGACGAAAAAGGAAACTGTGTTGAAACAGACTACGCCAAAATCCTGAAAATCGTAAAAGCGAGCGGCTTTAAAGGCATTGCCGGTATTGAGTACGAAGGAAGCAAGCTTTCAGAGTACGACGGTATTAAGGCAACAAAAGCATTGCTGGAAAGAGTCGGGCCGATGGTGTAG
- a CDS encoding cation diffusion facilitator family transporter: protein MQINQNKLKQRLILLSFVASVLLTGLKFFAYYITSSNAILSDALESIINVIASGFAFYSIYLSAQPKDRNHPYGHGKVEFFSAGFEGALIVIAALFIVIEAIKRLAEPAPIQNLAEGSIFIAFTILVNTAIGYKLLSEGKKVNSLALVADGRHLMSDSVSSLVLVLSVGLIILTGYTWIDSAASLLFGIFLTYNGSQLVSKSVAGLMDASDENLLDTVVKTLKANKKPDWIDVHNLRVQQYGSDMHIDCHVTMPYYWELQKVHETIHNFEDILKGSFVGETEIFVHADPCLYQCCYFCRIPDCPVRQHEFVQDIEWDAANLTKNEKLYHEAKINIQE, encoded by the coding sequence ATGCAAATAAACCAAAATAAGCTAAAACAACGTCTTATACTGTTGTCTTTTGTAGCCAGTGTGCTACTGACGGGCTTGAAGTTTTTTGCGTACTATATAACTTCTTCCAATGCCATCCTGAGCGACGCGCTGGAATCGATTATCAATGTGATCGCCAGCGGATTCGCATTTTACAGCATTTACCTTTCCGCGCAGCCCAAAGACCGCAACCACCCCTACGGCCACGGTAAGGTCGAGTTTTTCTCGGCAGGCTTTGAAGGCGCATTAATCGTGATCGCAGCACTGTTTATCGTGATTGAAGCGATCAAGAGACTGGCAGAGCCTGCCCCCATTCAAAACCTGGCCGAAGGTTCTATTTTCATTGCATTCACAATCCTCGTCAATACGGCCATCGGGTACAAGCTGCTCTCCGAAGGTAAAAAGGTAAACTCCCTGGCCCTGGTCGCCGACGGCCGCCACCTGATGTCCGATAGTGTGAGCAGCCTTGTGCTGGTGCTCAGCGTGGGGCTCATTATTCTTACAGGCTATACCTGGATTGACAGTGCAGCGTCGCTCCTTTTTGGTATTTTCCTGACATATAATGGTTCGCAGCTCGTCAGCAAGTCGGTAGCCGGACTTATGGATGCCAGTGACGAAAACCTGCTTGATACAGTTGTGAAGACATTGAAAGCCAACAAAAAACCTGATTGGATTGATGTGCATAACCTGAGGGTACAGCAGTACGGCTCCGACATGCATATTGACTGCCATGTGACCATGCCTTACTACTGGGAGTTGCAGAAGGTTCATGAAACAATCCACAACTTTGAGGACATTTTAAAAGGGAGTTTCGTAGGGGAAACAGAAATATTCGTGCATGCCGACCCTTGCCTGTACCAATGTTGTTACTTTTGCCGCATTCCCGACTGCCCGGTACGCCAGCACGAATTTGTGCAGGACATTGAATGGGATGCAGCCAACCTCACCAAAAATGAGAAGCTTTACCACGAGGCGAAAATCAATATTCAAGAATAA
- a CDS encoding NUDIX domain-containing protein, with product MRVVSTENNWKTLSAETVYENAWLELSHRDVINPSGNKGIYGLVRFKNQAIGVIPIDAEGNVYLVGQFRYAIDEYSWEIPEGGGLLGTDPLLAAKRELKEETGLLAETWTKLARIHTSNSATNEEGFLYIAEGLTQAEAEPEETEVLQIEKVPLAKAVEMVMRSEITDSLSVCAILMTARLKGI from the coding sequence ATGCGGGTTGTGTCCACTGAAAATAACTGGAAAACGCTGTCTGCCGAGACGGTCTACGAAAATGCATGGCTCGAACTGAGTCATCGTGACGTCATTAATCCGTCGGGCAATAAAGGAATTTACGGGTTGGTAAGGTTTAAAAATCAGGCCATTGGCGTGATCCCGATTGATGCGGAAGGGAATGTGTACCTGGTGGGTCAGTTCCGCTACGCGATCGACGAATATTCATGGGAAATTCCTGAGGGCGGCGGTTTGCTCGGGACAGATCCGCTTCTTGCCGCGAAGCGCGAGCTCAAAGAAGAAACCGGACTGCTGGCAGAAACCTGGACCAAACTGGCGCGCATTCATACCTCCAATTCAGCCACAAATGAAGAGGGATTCCTGTATATCGCAGAAGGCCTGACGCAGGCCGAAGCAGAGCCGGAAGAAACCGAAGTGCTCCAGATTGAGAAAGTACCGCTCGCAAAAGCCGTGGAAATGGTGATGCGCTCGGAAATTACGGATTCACTGTCGGTATGTGCAATCCTGATGACTGCGAGACTGAAAGGGATCTGA
- a CDS encoding LysE family translocator yields MFESLFYGILTGIALCLTFGTVFFSLVQNSVDNGYQAGIKIAFGVFVCDLIFVFFAIFGTTLLPDIPDFKKWMAGAGVIFLFILGLNNVIRGQPQIAYPKTQLGSLVYYFTTGFLLNGLNPVNFISWVTIASYIRTNLHYNYNQVLIFFGASVVAVFLVECGIAFFAHRLKRIFTPRVVTIFNKVTGIVFMLIACQIAYVNFIK; encoded by the coding sequence ATGTTTGAATCTCTTTTTTATGGCATCCTGACGGGCATTGCACTCTGTCTGACTTTCGGTACCGTTTTTTTTTCATTGGTACAAAACAGTGTCGATAATGGTTACCAGGCGGGGATCAAGATCGCTTTCGGGGTGTTTGTCTGCGACCTGATCTTTGTGTTTTTTGCCATTTTTGGTACCACGCTGCTGCCCGACATACCCGATTTTAAGAAATGGATGGCGGGTGCAGGCGTGATTTTTCTCTTCATTCTCGGTCTCAACAATGTCATTCGCGGGCAGCCGCAGATCGCGTATCCCAAAACTCAGCTGGGCAGCCTGGTTTACTATTTTACCACGGGGTTTCTGCTCAATGGTTTGAATCCGGTGAACTTCATCAGCTGGGTGACAATAGCATCCTACATCCGCACGAACCTGCATTACAACTACAATCAGGTGCTGATCTTTTTCGGGGCGAGTGTCGTAGCGGTTTTTCTGGTCGAGTGCGGCATTGCTTTTTTTGCCCACCGGCTCAAACGCATCTTCACACCGCGTGTGGTAACTATATTCAACAAAGTGACCGGGATTGTGTTCATGCTGATTGCATGTCAGATCGCCTATGTGAACTTTATCAAATAG